The window actcatcaacaATTTATTTCCCTTATTTTCCATGTGAAATAAAGACAAGAAAaccattttttgaaaaaagaagagtacCTTAATAAGAGGGTTTTGTCAAGGCTTCATAAATGAGATTCACAATGTCGTTCCGGTGAATCCAGGAGAGCCTGCATAGAAACAAGAACATCATAGGGGACGTTCATCAATGATCACTATACTGATTGCTTACATTTGAGATGAACTTATTGGattaaaaagaactaaaaaaaaattaattctttcaagttCTGTGAGAGAAATAATAAGGAAGAAGATGTTCAAACAACCATGATAAAAATGTCGTTTGACTTCTTCCACAGGGACTAGGTTCAGAAATTATGCCAGGGGACATTTTGATTCGGAAATACAAGGCTTATGAGAGTTTCTAAGAAAAATGGTTCTTCCAGAATGCTAATCAATGGTAACTTGGTAGCAGAAAgcttgttttctctctcttttttttttacaaataatcaCTTATCATTGTTGTCCAGAGTCAAAGATCCATCGGCAAacatcatgaataaaaaaattattttagcttaaaaaaaacaaacaaatacatGAAAAGACAGAATATCATTTAAAAGAACTATTAGGTATAGTTGTAAAACTCGAATCGGCTTGACGGATCATCTCATAACCTGATCGACTCGGGATTTGAATTGGTTTAGGATGAAAAggataatagaaaaaaaatcctagttaACTAACTAACCAGGTCGACTCGAACCTGATCCATTGAAAACAAGACCCTAAAttcattgattttgtttttaattttttaaaaaactacattgttttaatctttaaaaataataattgagggTTAACTCTCTCGGCTTGCCCTGCAACTATGCTATAAGATGAATGCTTCTATCTTTGAAAATTCCAAGTAGGAACAATCCCCAGTCATTATTATGTGAagtaaattacaatttttatttttatttttatttaaagaacatGTATACCTTCTGGGTGTGATCAGTGACACAGCATATCCTTGATCTCTTAGAGCCATGAACCTGGAACAAAAGTTAACATACACATTGCCTAAGCAAACAAGAATCCCAATgcttcaaaacaagaaaactatAAACAATGTGAAGGCAAGTAGAGATAGAGTTGCTCCATGTTAAAGTAGTGACTCTACTTAACACCAACTCCATTTTTAACGATCAGAAGCAACATTTTGCTGTCTCTGTGTCTGTGTATGGGGCTACAATGGTGGGTTTTGTTCCATGAATTCTCACGAATTGGCCCAATTTCGCTCATGAAATTCTCCTACAAAATCCAACCATCAAACTACTTAAAAGGACCAATTTGATCCATGATACAGATCATATCCCGCCATTCGAAAGTGTATACACTTGAGAAATTATCTAATACTTCCTGACATTGTAGTCCCTTCTTCTTACATTACATAAAACCAGAGCTCATCAAATTGTCCTTTTGTTACTATAAAGATGGCAAGTTTAGTCCCTGTTGTCTTTGGTTCAGGATAGAAGGCTGGAAGCAAGTTAcgataaattaaaatcaagaggTTGTTGACTACTAAGACTTGAGATCTTAAATTCACAAtataatgcttttttaaaatatttattaaaacatattttctaGATTGTGAAGACGTTAAGATTtagaattcaaaattaatatatttattaaaaaatattaatgttcaGATAATTCCTtcgttataaaaaaaataagatgaattAAAGCAATAAATGGTCTGATATATGAGTGAATTCAGCCTGGATTAttggaaaattaataaattggcctatcataatcataatttaatttagattagATAAGAGCAAGCAAGCGCACAAATGGGAACAGATTAGAAAACAAGATAAGCTAAATAAGTAAAGACCTGATAGGCCcataaagcaaaaaagaaacCCAGAAAGAAATACTCTAGCACTTTAGATTGGCccattaatattacaaaaaggCCCACCCATTCctgaaaaacaaactaaaacctCGCAAACTTCACTTCACAGAAGAAGGGGATAATCACTAATCAGTGAGAAATGGCGACGGTGATGCAGTGGTGCGGCGCAGTAGCGAGGAGGGGGATGGTGGGTCAGAGATCAGCGTTATTCTCAACATCATCAGAAACATCAGTATCAAGCGGTGCAGCAGCGATGGCGCCAAACCTTTGTGGAAGAGGGGACAAGAAAACGAAGAGAGGGAAAAGATTTAAAGGAACGTATGGAAACGCGAGGccaaagaaggagaagaagattgaaagaattaaagatAAAGTTGAGGTGCCCAGGTCCACCCCTTGGCCTCTCCCTTTCAAgctcatttaataaaaattatataaattgttatttctAGCAGCTgccccccttttcttttcaggatTTGAGGTAGTTAGCATCGTGTACATTGGATGTGGGCTTTTGATGAAATTGTGTTTTGTAGTgttttttccagaaaaaaaaatatgtttcttttgaGTTCGGTTCAAACGTTGAATTTGTCTTTCTCTTTGGTATGTTTTGGAgggttttttcttcaattttatttggatTCCTGTTAATTCGAGGGACTTGTAGAACTGGGATTTGAGGTTTTTCGGTGTAAGGAGAATTTATCTACAAGTGGATTGATCTGTTCTTTGTTTTAGAGATGGTTAAAGTGGCGAAGAGTCTGGTTGAGCACAAATGTAAGTCAATTTTAGCctggaaagaacaaaaaaaaaggtggttATGTGGAGAACTGTAAAATGGACTTAATAAGATAGTTATCAGACAATTCAGTTTCTCCTTAAAACGAGTGTATTGTCTTGAAGATGAAATTCGATAGTTTTAGTCATGGTAAATATTAGTTTCTGATACTTATCAATGCAGATTCCTCTTAGTGTGAAAAACCTAAATAACTTAGGTTCGAACTTTTTTGTGATTGAGAAAAATCTGATGACAAGAGGACTGAACTGATCATGCTCAGTAAGATTGTATCTGAGTGGATCTAGAATTCTAGATGTAGTATGTAGTAGTCACGTGGAACAGAACCTTGGCACCACTGCTTTAGCCTTGATGAATgcaaattccttttttttctcttttgcaaTTGGCTTAGTAAATCCAGTCCTAGCTCTGCTAGTGGAGCAACTCCAGTGGCGAAATAAATTAACTGCCCGCAGAGCGTGAGCAATTGTAATCTCTAGATTTTTCATTCTAGTGAGATGTGTCTAAGTCGGTGAGCATATACATGAAGGAGATTTAAGATAGGATGGTAGAACAAAATGACTAGATATACAAGTCTTAACAGAACCTCTCttgatttcattgtttttgCGATTGAAGACAGTTTTTTGTATTCTGTTTACATGTTTCAACCATTCCCGTTGGCATGTATAATTGGATGGAATTAAGATAGAGTTCAATTGTGCAACCATCTGAATTAGATTTGCCCTTTGTTTGATAAGTTGTCAAGACTTGAAGTTTATTGTCTTATCCTGGACTAGGACGAACTAGTTGCATCAGAAGAAGCTACCCTCGGAGCAACTTTAAGAGAGCCTAACTAGACAAGATTCTTAATACATTCTGCTTTTTTACCTTCATTACTTCCAGCTTCCTCCTGCAATTGCTCTGAGAGATTTAGAAATAAGTCCGCTACTATTGGTATCCCCAGTATCAGAAACAAGCAGGCGAAGAGCATAGTTAGAGTTCCCATACAAAAGGCCCAGTCGGCATCAGCAACATACCTGCTTGAATGTTTTGCGAGTTTGAATCCACTAAAGATTGCAAATAGGAGCATTAAAATAGCAACAATCGACAGGGTTATTCGCATTATTGTTGCATGTACGGCAGCAGTACCCCAATGCTTCACCTTCCACATTCTTGCCCTTGCCTCTTCGTCATCCATAGGACAGGGCAATAGAAATAACTGACCCAGATGTAAGAAGGTTTGATAAAGGAGCTTGCCCAAATTTCAGCCTAGAGAAAAATGTTAGTATATGCATATAAAAAGCCTGTGTCTCTGTTTGATCCAACAGATAAGTAGATCATGCGTTCTTTACATTTTTCTGCAGCATTGCACATCCATTGCCTCTTGTGTCACCCAACAAATTGGAAAGCCATGttcttctcattttatttttatgcccACTCTCGAGACGCACCAACTTCTTTTGGTTCTTGTTTGATGCGTGACATGGCTAAATTTTTTGGCACCGACCTTATGATGTGGTAATTCTTAGCTATAGCCAGTTATTTCCCTCTCATTGTTGGACAGTTTACAAGATTTCAAGgcataattcttattttttttttacgtttttatattatttttatatactgttattgaaaataaattttaaaaaataaaaaatattattttaatatatttttaaataaaaattactttaaaaaacaaaataacattcaTTTTCCCCCTCCTCCCAAGCTCTCAGCTTTGAGCCTCTCCTTTGTAACCAAAAAACAGAAAACCTTTCCTAGCTCCCCTCCTCAAACTGCTGTTAGACCATCACTAACCAGTTTCAGACGATCCAGGGCCGCTAATGAGAATATTAACAATTACTACTGGCTTATCAAGAAGAGAGAATCGTGTTTTAACTAATGTACTGTTTGTTTTGAAAACGCCTGTCAGTAGGCTCAAGCAGAGCGTACGAGTTTTTCCAGATTCAGCAAGTTCACGCTCCATTCTAACCATACCAGGAATCCAGTTGCTGTCCTATGCTTCAGAGTTCAAACacgaaaaaatatgaaaaataaacaaattaaacaagttACTATTCACTTTAAGGATCCAATGCCTTAGCAATCCAGTTATGCACCATCTCATGAATGCTTGGTACTTCAAGAGCACATATCCTTTCTTCATAGAAAAAAGCCAGATACATAAAATGAAAAACGGGAACATGCATAATGTCCAATTTCTGCCTTGACTGAATAGCACAAAGCTGATGCTAGCTTCTATCACATTATCTCCGGCAGCAGTCATAGATCATCTCAATCTGCACAGGAGACAAAGTTGCAGTTGTTGTAAGAACAATAGAGCTCCTCCAACTTCAATGTTAGAGGAATGCCAAGGAGAAGACAACTCAATCCAATACTTAATGCTAGTTCTTCAAGAAGCAAAATgctaagtgaaaaaaaaattgtaggaGCCAGCAAGAGGAGTTACTATATACAATCTCCCAATTCATAAGCACATCACACCCACGAGACTCCAAACAAAACCACATGCAGGTTGCCCAGCAAGCCTCATTGatctcttttttaatcttttgatcACTATGTTGCATAAAGTAATTGGAACAGATAAAAATTCCACCAATACTAATTTCGAGAACAAGAAGATGCCGATCCCATATACATTACCATCAGACCAGATTGGGAATTGGATCAATATAGATACATCCAGGTGCAAGTTTCTTGAGAAACTAGAGCAGGCAATAACACTATATGTCAAGAGAATGATTAAAGTGCTAACCTTTATTTTTCGCCATGCAAAAAGAAGTGGGCTTTAGTCATTATCTTCTCGGCCATAGTTATACACTATCTCAATCTGCAATACTACCAAATTATTAGAAAGGGAAAAGGCACAAAGCACAAAAAGCATAGCTACTTCGATGAAGTTGTTAATGTTCGTGCCAAATATCCACCAGTAATTGGTGCGATCACCTATCAAATATAAGCAACTGTTCAAAGATGcactcaaaaaacaaaacagtggAATTCCTTCTGGAAGAAGCCCAGGCGAACCCAAGGAATGTGCATTTTTAAGAATATAGGCCAGCCTGATAAGATGATACCTAGCACCAAGGCATAATGTTATTCTTAAGAACCAAATACACCAGTCTTCCAGTTTTCTAATTTGGACCAATCTGTGTTCACTGGGCTTAACTTTTACTAGGGTCAATCACATATAAATCCCCAATACAAAGCTTGCAATGATGGACAATGTTCTTTACTTTTCACATTAATAGAATTTATCCAATTTAGCTACTAAATAAGAATGAGATATTAATGCTCAGCTATCCAAGATTTTATGTGCATCCATGTACTTAC of the Populus nigra chromosome 7, ddPopNigr1.1, whole genome shotgun sequence genome contains:
- the LOC133699023 gene encoding small ribosomal subunit protein bTHXm-like; the encoded protein is MATVMQWCGAVARRGMVGQRSALFSTSSETSVSSGAAAMAPNLCGRGDKKTKRGKRFKGTYGNARPKKEKKIERIKDKVEVPRSTPWPLPFKLI